The Alkalihalobacillus sp. LMS6 genomic interval AGTGCTGCGCTTATTGAACCGTCCGCAGTAGTTGCTCATGGATTTTACCGCACAAAGATTAAGCCTGGTGCAACTGTGGCAATTATGGGATGCGGGAGCATTGGTCTGTTAGCCATCCAATGGGCAAAAATCTTTGGCGCTAGCCATATTTTTGCGATTGATATTGATGACGAAAAATTGGCTATTGCAAAGGAAATGGGTGCGGACAGTGTCGTAAACTCGAAAGAACGCCCAGCCCATGAACAAATTCGGGAAATAACGAATGGTTTAGGAGTAGACGTTGCAATTGAATCAGCTGGTTCACCAATCACGTCAGCACAAGTGCTTGCCTTACCTAAAAAAGGTGGCGAAGTCGTGTATTTAGGCATTCCATACGGAGATGTTCCGATTGAGCGTTTTTACTTTGAACAAATTGTTCGAAATGAATTAAGTATACATGGATCATGGAACGCGCTTTCAACACCATTTCCTGGACGAGAATGGGAAGCAACAATTCACTACATGAAAACCGGGGCACTGAATGTGGCGCCAATGATTAGCCACCGACTCCCACTGGAACAAGGACCAGACGTATTTCAACGAATAACGTCAGGAGAAAAAGGCTTTGTGAAAGTCCTTTTTTATCCACAAGCGAGAGGATAAAAGATCATAAAGTCGAATGAGTATCTTATCAACTAGGTAAGATACTTTTTTACGTGTGGAGGGACTAACTTGGAATTTAAGCCACTGGCTACATCACGATTAGATTTAATTCGTATCACGGAATCTTATACGAAAGACTTTTTCTCGATTATGTCGAGAGAAGAGGTTACAACATACTAGGGCGTAAACATAAAAAAACTCGCCAACCGCATGAGTTGGCAAGTTTTTTCGTTTAAGAAGATGCTTGTATACGTCGGGCTTTTCTTCTGTTCAGGTAAAGGATAAGTGCTACGAGAGCGAGTCCAATTCCACCTAAGATTGCAGCAATGACGTATGCTGTTGTGAATGACCCTGTTGTTTCCTGGAAATAGGTGGCGATTCGTGGACCTACAAAGGCACCGCCAGAATAGCCAAGAAAGACAATCGCATAGTTCATGCCAAAATTCTTATCACCAAACGTGGTTTTTGTAAGTGGAGGAAAGACAACAAGCAACCCACCAAAAGCGAATCCAAGCAAGATGATACAGATGGTAAAGAATACCGTATTGCTAGCCATTGTCATCAATAACAAGGCCGCAATCGTCATAATTAAATTAAGCGATAGAGAGGCATAGGAGCCGAAACGGTCATAAATAAAACCAAAGCTCAATCGTCCAACAAAGTTTGATAAGGTGCTAACACTTACAATGATGGCACCAGCTGCTGCGGTCATACCGACTTGAACTTGGGCAATAACGGAAGCTGAACTCACGAGCATGGTCCCGGCTGTACTCGCAAACACAAGCGTTAAAAATAAGAGATAAAAAATAGGTGAACGGAGCATTTCTTTCCAATTTAAATTAATGATATTCGTTGATCCATTCGTCTGCTGTGGAGGTGTGTAGCCAGGCGGCTGATAGCCTTTTGGCGCACTTTTCATTAACCAACCTACCGCAAAAATTCCTACTGCAAAAATAATTCCTAGAATACGAAAAGCGCTTGTTACACCGACTTGCTCAATAAGCCAAGCGGAAAAGGGCGAGAGCAAGAAAGGACCTATTGCGGCACTAGATAGTAAGAAGCCTGATACTTTTCCGCCTTTATCTGGAAACCAGCGCATCGCCGTTACGAGTGCAGAGTTGTACATCATTCCTGCACCTGTACCAGCAATTAAACTAAAGGTAACGTAAAGCATAGGGATGGTGGTAACGGAACCAGTTAAAAACCAACCTAGTCCAAAGAGGAAGCCTCCAACATACATAAGAGGTCTTGCTCCGTATTTATCAACAATGATCCCAGCAAAAATGGCTACGATCGCAAAAATGAGTGTATAAAGCGAATACGCTAAGCTATAGTCACTCGGTGACCAATCATGTAAAGACGTCATTGGTTCAGAAAATACGCTAAAAATCGCGATGGAAGCGACTAAAAAGATAATTAGCCATGCCGCACTAAAAATAAGCCAGCGATTCGGATGTGTGTCTTGGTTGTTTTTCATCGTTATCTCTCCTAACAAGAAACAGCCGATAAGACGAACTTATTGGCTGTTTTTAAACATTTATACAATCGTATATCCACCATCAATTGGTACAACCGCACCATTCATAAATTGAGAATCATCAGAAGCTAAAAAGACGGCTAGTTCTGCGACTTCATAATCATTCCCGAAACGATCCAACGGAATTTTGTTCGTCGGACGTGTTTTTAACATCTCCTCTGTAAGAGGCGTACGAATTGTTCCAGGGGCAATCGCGTTAATTTTAACGCCTTTTGAAGAATAAACGGCAGCTAAATGTTTTGTATAGCCAACGACCCCGTGTTTTGATGCTGTATAAGCGGCTCCACCCATTTGTGCAACAAGCCCAGCAATTGACGCGATGTTAACGATATTTCCTTTTCCACGCTCAATCATATGCGGCAGTACAAGGTTGGATATTTGGAAAATTGCTTTTAAGTTGATGTTAAAAATTAGATCCCACTGCTCATCTGTTGTATCTAAGCTTGCCGTATACTTGTCGAAAATTCCTGCGTTGTTGATAACGATATCAATTTGCTTGTATTCAGCAATGGTTTTAGAAACCATCGCTTCTAAGTCGCTTTTTTTCGTGACGTCGACTTGAATGGCTAGTCCTTTTCCACCGTTTGCCTCGATCTGCTGAACAACTTCTTCAGCACCTTCTTTATTTAAATCTGCAACGACTACAGTTGCGCCTTCTTCAGCGAATTTAAGTGCTTCCGCTTTTCCCATTCCTGAAGCTGCACCTGTAATGATGGCGATTTTATCTTGAAGTTTTCCCATGATGTTGTCCTCCTTTAAAATCTTGATACCTACTTCGTAACCGCTTACTTTTTCAGTAAGTGATGAAAGTCATGTATCGTTACTTAAATCGTAACTGTTTCGACACATTCTGTATAATACATAAATACGCATAATACGATAACATTAACGTTATAATGGAGCGTGATGACGATTGAACTTTTACAATTAACCTATTTCAAAGTGGTGGCAGAACTTGAGCATATGACGAAAGCTGCAAAAGTACTTCACGTGTCTCAGCCTGCTTTAAGCAAAGTGATTCAACGGTTAGAGAGAGATTTAGATGTTACGTTATTTGAACGTACACAAAAAGGATTACATTTAAATGAAAATGGCAAAGTATTTCTCCAACGTGTTGAGCGTATTTTTCTAGAAATGCAAGAAGGAAGAAAAGAAGTTCGCGACTTAGCAGAGCTATCGGAACGAACAATTTCGGTATCGATGGCGTTGCCTCATATCCTGCCTCATTTTCTTAATGATTATTTAAAGAAACACAAAGATGTGCATATCTTGCATTATTCAGCCTCTGCTCCTGAAATGGTGAAACAGCTTGAAGAAGGGGAAGTAGACCTTTGTATTAGTACAAGTCCAATTGAAGGAAAAGGGTTAAAATGGCAAGTATTAATGGAAGAAGAAGTCTATTTATCGGTTCCTCTTGATCATCGACTCGCTCATCGTAAACGGATTGAATTAGCTGAGGTACAAGGAGAGAAAGTAATTAATCGAAATAAAGGCTATCATTTTCGTGAACTGATTGATGCCTTTTGTCGACAAGCAGGATTTGAACCGACAACAACAATTGAACTTGAGGAAGCTGGAGCGATTTTACGAATGGTTGAATTGGGTCAAGGGGTGTCGTTTACCCCTCAACTGTCATTACTCAGAGAAACGCTACCAAAAACAGTTCAGCTTGAAATCACCAATCCAGTTTGCAAACGAGAGATCGGCATCGCTTGGAATGAAGATCGCTACCTCACACGAGCTGCTCAGGATTTTAAAGCGTTTGCCATTACATTTTTTGAGAAAGCGGCAAAGCAATACTACGAGTTGTGAACATAAGAGTATAGTTGACATTCGAAACCCTCTGTGGCATGATTATAGCCAATATAGAAGAAAGGAAATTGGTGCCTAATACAATGAAGCAGTAATCGAATCGACCCAACGTAATTGAACAACGATTGATTCACTCGAATTCGAGTTGAATATCTTTTTTCATGAACGTTAGAGTAGGGATTCGTCTGTCTTCATAGATTAGGAAAAAATACGACCACCGTAACATATCTTTGGGTGGGGTGTCTTTTTGTTGACTAATTTCTTACGGGCGAACTCTCTCTAACTGAACTAGAGGGGGTTTTTTGTATGCTATTGCTACAAACGACAAAATTAGAAAAATATTTTGGTGCAAGAGTAATCATAAATAGTGAACCTTTGGCCCTATACAAAGGGGATCGGATTGGATTAGTTGGAAAGAACGGGGCGGGAAAAACAACGTTGTTAAATGTGCTTGCGAAAGA includes:
- a CDS encoding SDR family NAD(P)-dependent oxidoreductase — protein: MGKLQDKIAIITGAASGMGKAEALKFAEEGATVVVADLNKEGAEEVVQQIEANGGKGLAIQVDVTKKSDLEAMVSKTIAEYKQIDIVINNAGIFDKYTASLDTTDEQWDLIFNINLKAIFQISNLVLPHMIERGKGNIVNIASIAGLVAQMGGAAYTASKHGVVGYTKHLAAVYSSKGVKINAIAPGTIRTPLTEEMLKTRPTNKIPLDRFGNDYEVAELAVFLASDDSQFMNGAVVPIDGGYTIV
- a CDS encoding LysR family transcriptional regulator; translation: MTIELLQLTYFKVVAELEHMTKAAKVLHVSQPALSKVIQRLERDLDVTLFERTQKGLHLNENGKVFLQRVERIFLEMQEGRKEVRDLAELSERTISVSMALPHILPHFLNDYLKKHKDVHILHYSASAPEMVKQLEEGEVDLCISTSPIEGKGLKWQVLMEEEVYLSVPLDHRLAHRKRIELAEVQGEKVINRNKGYHFRELIDAFCRQAGFEPTTTIELEEAGAILRMVELGQGVSFTPQLSLLRETLPKTVQLEITNPVCKREIGIAWNEDRYLTRAAQDFKAFAITFFEKAAKQYYEL
- a CDS encoding galactitol-1-phosphate 5-dehydrogenase; this encodes MESLKLYGVQDIRYEDAEVPTLSHSDDVRIKISTVGICGSDLSRFKKLGPYVPGTIFGHECTGVIIETGSSVTHLQEGMRVAVCPTFHCGTCQHCLSGEPSRCSSLHVVGAKQDGAFAEYIVLPSSHVLPLPDEVDEESAALIEPSAVVAHGFYRTKIKPGATVAIMGCGSIGLLAIQWAKIFGASHIFAIDIDDEKLAIAKEMGADSVVNSKERPAHEQIREITNGLGVDVAIESAGSPITSAQVLALPKKGGEVVYLGIPYGDVPIERFYFEQIVRNELSIHGSWNALSTPFPGREWEATIHYMKTGALNVAPMISHRLPLEQGPDVFQRITSGEKGFVKVLFYPQARG
- a CDS encoding OFA family MFS transporter, giving the protein MKNNQDTHPNRWLIFSAAWLIIFLVASIAIFSVFSEPMTSLHDWSPSDYSLAYSLYTLIFAIVAIFAGIIVDKYGARPLMYVGGFLFGLGWFLTGSVTTIPMLYVTFSLIAGTGAGMMYNSALVTAMRWFPDKGGKVSGFLLSSAAIGPFLLSPFSAWLIEQVGVTSAFRILGIIFAVGIFAVGWLMKSAPKGYQPPGYTPPQQTNGSTNIINLNWKEMLRSPIFYLLFLTLVFASTAGTMLVSSASVIAQVQVGMTAAAGAIIVSVSTLSNFVGRLSFGFIYDRFGSYASLSLNLIMTIAALLLMTMASNTVFFTICIILLGFAFGGLLVVFPPLTKTTFGDKNFGMNYAIVFLGYSGGAFVGPRIATYFQETTGSFTTAYVIAAILGGIGLALVALILYLNRRKARRIQASS